The Microbacterium sp. zg-Y1090 sequence TCGTGACCCACGACCTGCCCTACGCGCTGGAACTGTGCCCTCGGGCACTCATCCTCGACGGCGGCAGGATCGTCGCCGACGGACCGACCCGCTCACTGCTGTCGGATGCCGCGCTCATGGCGGCCCACGGTCTGGAGCTGCCGTGGGGGTTCGACCCGTCCTACGGCCGGCGCTGACGACACCGCGCTGAGACGAATGCCACCGGACGAGAGCGCGGGTGATGACCACCGTCTCGTCCGTCAGGATTCGTCTCGACTTCGGGGCGGGGCGGGGCGGCGGGGCGGGGCGTGGCGGGGGCTACCGGCGGGCGCGGGCGGCGGCGAGGCGCGTGAGCAGGTCGGCGAGCTCCGGGATGCCGGGAACCGTCACATCCGCGGCGGTGGGGCCCTCCCCCACACGCACGCCCAGGTCGCCGGACTGCAGGCTGCGCAGCGCGTCTTCGTCGGTGACGTCGTCGCCGGCGAAGAGCACGGCGGTCGCCCGCGTGCGTTCGCGCAGCACCGCGACCGCGGAATCCTTGCCCTCGTGCCGGAAGGCGTACTCGACGATGTCGCGTCCTGCCCGCCGGCGCCAGGACGGCGCCTCGGCGGCGACGATCTCGTCGACGAGCCCGTTCGCCTCGACGGCGGTCGCGGCGTCCGCCCGGCGCGTGTGCACGCCGAGACCGAACGCCTTCGGCTCGATCCAGACACCGGGCAGGTGCGCCGTCGCCGCCTCCGCGCGTCCCTGCAGGCGGTCGCGCAGCGCGGCGGCGTCCGCGTCGTCCTCGTCGGAGCGCAGCCCGGAACGGGGCTCCCAGTACTCCGCACCGTGCGACCCCGCCAGCCAGAGCGGCGAGTCGTCGAGGTGCTCGGCGATCAGCCGCAGATCCTTCATGCTGCGGCCGGAGACCAGTGCCACCACGGTGTCGGGCAGGGCGGACAGCGCCTCGACGGCATCCCGCGCCGCCGGCAGCATGCGCGAGGCCATCGGGTCGTCCTGCAGCGGTGAGAGCGTGCCGTCGAAGTCGAGCGCGACCAGCAGGCGGCGCGTGGCTGCCAGCGCCGACAGGGCCTGCCCCTGGTCGGCGCTCACGAGCGGGCCCGTCGCACGGCGTCGAGCGATTCCAGGAACTCGCGCGACCAGTCGTTGACATCGTGCTCGCGCACCTTGCGCCGCAGGCTCCGCATGCGGCGGCCCTGCTCGGCGGCGGGCATCTCCACCGCGCGCACGATCGATTCCTTGAGCCCCTCGATGTCGTGCGGGTTGATGCGCAGCGCGGTGCCCAGTTCATCGGCCGCACCGGCGAACTCGCTGAGCACCAGCACCCCGCGGTTGTCGATGCGGGAGGCGACGTACTCCTTCGCAACGAGGTTCATTCCGTCGCGCAGCGCAGTGACGAGCATCACGTCGGCGGCGAGGTAGAGGGCCACCATCTCCTCACGGGGGAACGCCTGATGCAGGTAGCGGATGGCGGTGTGGTCCATCGTGTCGTGATCGCCGTTGATGCGGCCCACGGTCTGCTCGATCTCATCGCGCAGCTGCATGTAGGCGGCGACGCGCTCGCGGCTGGGGCTGGCCACCTGCACCAGGGTGACGTCCTCCACCGAGAGCCGGCCGTCCTCCAGCAGCTCGCCGAACGCCTTGAGGCGATGACGGATGCCCTTGGTGTAGTCGAGCCGGTCGACGCCCAGCAGCACCTTCTTGGGGTTGCCGAGGCTCTCGCGGATCTCGGCCGCGCGCGCCTGGATGTCCGGACGCTCGGCGAGGGCGATGTAGTCGTCGGCGTCGATGGAGATCGGGAACGCCTTCGCCAGCGCCATGCGCTCACGCCCGTCTTCTGTCGGCACCCGGATGCCGCTGGCCTTGGTCTCGTACCGCAGCTGGCGCCGCACCGCGCGGGCGAAATTGGAGGCGTCGGCGACCCGCTGGAACCCGATGACGTCCGCGCCCAGCAGCCCTTCCAGCACCTGGCGCCGCCAGGGCAGTTGCGAATAGAGGCCGTACGCGGGGAACGGAATGTGGTGGAAGTACCCGATCACGAGATCGGGCCGCAGCTCCCTCAGCATGCGGGGAACAAGCTGCAGCTGATAGTCCTGCACCCACACGGTCGCGCCGTCTGCGGCCACCGCCGCGGCGGCCTCGGCGAAGCGGCGGTTGACCCGCACATAGGCCTGCCACCACTCGCGGCGATAGCGGGGGGCGGCGATCACGTCATGGTAGAGCGGCCAGATGGTGTCGTTGGCGAAGCCCTCGTAGTAGAGCTCCACGTCCTCGGACGTCAGGTGGACGGGCACCAGGTGCATGCCCTCGAAGTCGAACGGGCCGACCTCGACGTCTGCCTGGCCCGGCCAGCCCACCCACGCGCCCTCGGTCGCGCGCATCACCGGGGCCAAGGCGGTCACCAGCCCGCCCGGCGACGTGCGCCACTGCTCCTCGCCATCCCCGGTTCCCGATCTGTCCACCGGAAGACGGTTGGCGACGACGACGAAATCGGCAGTACTCATGAGGATCCTCCGTGCGGCGGGCGGATTATCCAGGCTATCGCCCGACCACGGGCGCCTCCCGGGGTTGCGCCGCCGACGCGGTTCTGTCAATACCCGCTTTCCGGCGCCGGTCTGCGCGGTAGCGTTGCGGGATGCGCGGCTATCTCTTCGGCTCCGGACTCATCACCAGCATCACCAGCGGCATCACGCTGCTGCGCGGACTGCGCAACGACGAGCCCTTCACGTGGCGCACGGCGCTCGCCTGGGCGAGTTGGGGCATCTCGCTCGCCCTCGCCATCGGCGCCGTCGTCGACATGCGCCGCGCCAAGCGGGGGCACCTGGTCGCCGGCGACTCCCCGGTGAAGGGCAAGGAGCAGAAGCTCATGAAGCAGCGCCTGCACAAGGCCGACTGACCGTCGGCGCGTCCGCGCCGCCCGATCAGCGCGTCAGGATGAGCGCATCGCCCTGACCGCCGCCACCGCAGAGCGCCACGCCGGCCGTGCCGCTCCCCCGGCGCACGAGCTCGTGCACGGCGTGCACCACCAGACGGTTGCCGCTCGCCCCGATCGGGTGGCCGATCGCGATGCCTCCGCCGTGGATGTTGACGATGTCCTCGCCGATCCCGAGTTCGGACTGGGACTGCGCGACGACGGCGCCGAACGCCTCGTTGATCTCGACGAAGTCGAGGTCGCCTGCCGACATCCCCTGCTTGCGCAGCGCCTGCTCCATCGCCCGCGCCGGCTGCGCGTGCAGGGAGTTGTCGGGCCCGGCGACTTGACCGGCCGCACCGACGACCGCCAGCACGTCCCAGCCCTGGTCATCGGCGTGGCTGCGGGTGGTGAGCACCACGGCCGAGGCGCCGTCGGAGATCTGCGAGGCGTTGCCGGCGGTGATGGTCCCCTCCGAGGCGAACGCGGGCCGCAGGCGCGCGAGGGTGTCCACCGTCGTGTCGGGGCGCACGCCCTCATCGCGCGTGACGACCAGCGGGTCGCCCTTGCGCTGCGGCACCTCGACGGGGACGATCTCGTCGTCGAAGACGCCGGCATCCTGTGCCGCGGCGGCCCGCTGATGCGAGAGCGCCGCGACGTGATCCTGCGTCTCGCGGGTGATGCCGAGCCCGCCGTTGTGGCGCTCGGTCGACGCGCCCATGCTCTCGCGGTCGTAGGCGTCGGTGAGTCCGTCGTGCGCCATGTGGTCCAGCACCTCGACGCTCCCGTAGGACCAGCCGTCGCGGGATCCCGTGAGCAGGTGCGGAGCGCGGGTCATCGACTCCATGCCGGCCGCCACGACGACGCGCGCATCGCCGGTCTGGATCATGCGCTTGGCGTCGATCACGGCCGACAGGCCTGAGAGGCACACCTTGTTGACCGAGGATGCCGGCACGTCCCAGCCGATGCCCGCGGCCACGGCCGCCTGGCGTGCGGGGTTCTGTCCCGAGCCGGCGGGAAGCACCTGCCCGACGATGACGGCGTCGATGGCGTCCGCGGGGATGCCGCCGCGCTCGAGGGCGCCGCGGATGGCGAGGGCGCCGAGTTCGGGAGCGGTGAACGAGGCGAGCTGGCCCTTGAGGCGTCCCTGCGGGGTCCGGGCGGCGGCGACGATGACGACGTCTTCGTGGTTCATGCTTCCACCCTAAGAGTGTCGGAGAGGGCCAGCGGCGGCTCGGTGGCGGCCCGCACCTCGGCGACGGTCACGCCCGGGGCCGTCTCGACGAGCACGAGCCCGTCGGGCGTGACGTCGATGACGGCGAGGTCGGTGATGATGCGGTCGACGACTCCGCGGCCGGTGAGGGGCAGCGAGCAGGCGTCGACGATCTTGGGCGAGCCGTCGCGGGCGACATGCTCCATCAGCACGATGACCCGCGCCGCGCCGTGGACGAGGTCCATCGCGCCGCCGGGGCCCTTCACCATCTTTCCGGGGATCATCCAGTTCGCGAGGTCCCCGGTGGCCGAGACCTGCATCGCTCCCAGGATGGCGGCGTCGATCTTGCCGCCGCGGATCATGCCGAAGCTCGTCGCGGAGTCGAAGTAGGCCGCACCCGGCAGCACCGTGACGGTCTCCTTGCCCGCGTTGATGAGGTCGGGGTCGACGTGCGCCTCGGTCGGATACGGCCCGACACCGAGGATGCCGTTCTCGGACTGCAGCACGACCGTCACGCCGTCCGGGACGTGATTGGGAACCAGGGTGGGAAGACCGATGCCGAGGTTGACGTACGAGCCGTCGGTGAGCTCCCGGGCCGCGCGGGCGGCCATCTCATCGCGAGTCAGCGCCATGGGTCACTTCCCTTCTGCACGCACGGTGCGTCGTTCGATGCGTTTGGGGATGTCGCCGCCGACCTCGACCAGCCGATGGACGTACACGCCGGGGAGGTGCACGTCGTCGGGGTCGATCTCGCCTGGCTGCACGACCTGCTCGACCTGCGCGATGCAGACTCTGCCCGCCATCGCCGCGAGCGGGTTGAAATTGCGCGCCGCCTTGTTGAACACCAGGTTGCCGTGGGTGTCGCCGCGCAGCGCGTGGACGAGGGCGAAGTCGGTGACGATCGCCTCCTCGAGCACGTAAGGCAACGGCCGGCCGGTGGTGTCGAACGTGCGCACGTCCTTCGCCGGTGACGCCACGGCGATGCCGCCGGAGCCGTCATAACGGCGGGGCAGTCCGCCCTCGGCCACCTGGGTGCCGACGCCGGTCTGCGTGTAGAACGCGGCGATGCCGGCACCACCGGCGCGCAGCTTCTCGGCGAGCGTGCCCTGCGGCGTCAGTTCGAGCTCCAGCTCACCGCTGAGGAACTGCCGCTCGAACTCCTTGTTCTCCCCCACGTACGACGACGTCATCTTGCGGATGCGTCCGGCGCCCAGCAGCACGCCGAGCCCCCAGTCGTCGACCCCGCAGTTGTTGGAGACGACGGAGAGGTCGGTGGTGCCCTGCGCGAGCAGCGCCTCGATGAGCGCGATCGGGTTGCCCGAGAGACCGAAACCTCCGACGGCCAGCGACGCCCCGTCGGGGATGTCGGCGACCGCGGCGGCCGCGGAGGGGAAGGTCTTGTCGATCACGGGCACTCCTTCGTGAGCCGGGTGTCCTGCCACCATGCGCGCCGTCGCTGTGGCGCGGCAACCCGGTTCTTGTGATGTGGGCGCCGCTGCGTCTATGTTCCACTATGTGGACACCCCGCCCCGTTCTGCCGTTCCTGGAGCCCAGACCGTCGCCCGCGCGGCGCGCCTGCTGCGCCTCGTCACGGCGGCGGCGGGTGGAGGTGGGGCCGCGTTGCACCAGCTCGCCCACGATGCGGGACTCTCACGGTCGACCGCCCACCGTCTGCTCTCGGCGCTGCGCGTCGAGGGCCTCGTGGACCAGGACGAGAGCTCCTCGCGGTGGATGCCGGGGCCCGAGCTCTTCCTGATGGGCTCGGTGGCCGCCGCGCGCTACGACATCACCGACCTCGCACGCGACATCGTGCGTTCCCTCGCGGTGAAGACCGAGGAGAGCGCGTTCCTGTCGGTGCGTCGCGGCGATGAGACGGTGTGCCTCGTCCGCGAGGACGGTGCCTTCCCCATCCGCTCTTTCGTGCTGAGCGAAGGAGTGCGGTTCCCGCTGGGCGTGGCATCCGCGGGGCTGGCGATCCTCGCCTTCCTCCCCGACGACGACGCGGACGCGTACCTGGCGCGGCATCCCGAGCTCGCCGACCGGTTCGGCGCGCGGCATGCGCCGGCCGCGCTGCGCACCCGCGTAGCCGACACCCGCGACCGCGGCTACGCGGTCAATCCGGGGCTCATCGTCGAAGGCTCGTGGGGACTGGGCGCGGCGGTGTTCGACCGTGCCGGACGGCCGGAGTGGGCGCTGAGCCTCACCGGCGTGGAATTCCGATTCTCCCCCGAACGCCTGCCGGCGCTCGGCCGCACCCTGCTCGCGCACGCGCACCAGCTGTCCTCCCGCATCGCCGCCGCGCGCGGGTAGGGGCCGGCCCCACGGCCGAGCCCCCGTCACGACGCGCGCGCCGACCGCGCTCAACCGGCCGGCGCGAGAGCCTCCCTCACGTGCCCGGCGACAGCGGCGGCGCCGTCGCGCGAGAGCACGATCGTGTAGTGGTTGAACCCGTCGATGCGGTGATGGCGCACCTGCGGCATCCGGTCGAGCACCGCACGCAGGTGGGGCGGCGGATACAGCCCGGGCACCTCGTCGCGCAGGCCACGCGGCACCGTCAGCAGCACGGTCGTGTGGGCCAGCGCGGCGAGCGCGGCGGGAAGGGTCGGGCCGCTGTTCATGTCGACGGTGTCGTCGGCCATGGTGCGGTAGCTGGTGGCCGGGCGCTGGCGGTCGGCGTCGGGTGACAGGTCGTAGGCGAAGTAGTCCTCCAGCTCGGCGGACCACGCCTCGCGGAAGGCGGGGTGGTCGCGCCAGAAGTCCACGTAGGCCGCCTCGTCGGCGAAGCGCAGGTTCAGCCGCTCCGCCGTCGATCCCAGGATGTGGGAGACGACCGTGTCGGCATCGAGTCCCGCCGGAACGTCCAACGGCAGTCCGCCGTCGACGAGCAGCAGCGAGGAGACGCGCTCCGGATGCCGGTGCGCGAGGGCCACGGCGACGAACGCGCCCATCGAATGGCCGACGACGAGGGTGCGCTGCACCCCGGCGGCGTCGAGCACGGCGGCCATGTCGTCGGCGTGCGCGGCGAGGCCGCCCGCACCGGTCACCCCGTTGCTGCGGCCACGACCCCGCAGGTCCGGGGCGATCAGGCGCACACCCGGCAGCTGCTCGGCCAGCCACGGCCATGCCCGGTGCGACGAGGTCACCCCGTGGATCAGCAGTGCGGTCGGGGCGTCGGGCGCGTCCGCCTCCCACACCCCCACGCGCAGGGCTCCCCCGGGCACCGGCACGTCGAGGGTGCGGTAATCGCGGCTCATCGCGCCGTCCATCCGCCGTCGATCGTGTACGACGCTCCGGTGACCATGCCGGCTTTGTCCGACACGAGCCATCCGGCGAGCGAGGCGACCTCGTCCGCTTCGACCAGGCGCTTCACGGCGATCTCGGTGAGCATCACCTTCTCCACGACCTCGGCCTCCGGGATGCCGTGCACGCGCGCCTGATCGGCGATCTGGCGCTCCACGAGCGGCGTGCGCACGTACGCCGGGTTGATGCAGTTGCTCGTGACCCCGTGCGGTCCCCCCTCGAGGGCGGTGACCTTCGACAGCCCCTCGAGGGCATGCTTCGCGGTGACGTACGCGGATTTGAACGGGCTCGCCCGCAGCCCGTGGGCGCTGGAGACGTTGACGATGCGCCCCCATCCCCGGGCGTACATCCCCGGCAGCGCGGCGCGGATGAGCAGAAAGGGCGACTCGACCATGAGGCGCTGGATGAGGCGGAACGTCTCCGGCTCGAACTCCTCGATGGGCGCGACCCGCTGGATGCCGGCGTTGTTGACGAGGATGTCGACGTCGAGGGAGAGGTCCTCCTGCGCGGCGGTGTCGGCGAGGTCCACCACCCAGGCCTCTCCCCCGGCGGCGTCGGCGGCCGCGGCAGCCGCATCGGCGTCGCGGTCGGCGACGATGACGTGGGCACCGCGCGCGGCGAACTCCTGCACGCAGGCCAGCCCGATGCCGCTGCCGCCGCCGGTCACGAGCGCGCGACGGCCCATCAGATCGCGGTCAGTCATCGCCATTCCCCTCGCGGACGGCGAGCGCGTTGCGCACGAATCGCATCATGTGATCGACCACCGCGGTCGGGATCTCGGCGGGCGGCGCGCCCGTGGCACCCCGCTCCCACAGCAGGTACCGCATGCCGATGAGCTCGCCGGCGCCCATGAGCGCCCACGCCGTGACCTCGGGGTCGAGCCCGGGATCGACCTCCCCCTGACCCTGGGCCGCCCGCAGGCCCGCCTCGTACCCGTCGACGATGCGCGTGTAGTGCAGCCGCAGCATCTCGGGCGAGACGAACTCCGCCTCGCGCACGATGCGGTACAGCGCCGGATGCGCCGCCGTGAACCGGAAGAACCCCTCGAAGCCCGCACGCTCGGCCTCGACGCGCGACGACGTCGTGGCCATCGCCTCGGCCATCGCGTGACGGACGCGGCGGTTGAGGTCGACGACCAGCTCCTCGAAGATCTGCTGCTTGCTGTCGAAGTAGAGATAGAAGGTGCCGAGGCCGATGCCGGCGTGCTCGGTGATCTTCACGATCGACGCCTCGTGGTAGCCGGACGCGGCGAAGACGGCCTCCGCCGCTTCGAGCAGCCGGCGCCGGGTGGCCTCTCCCCGCTTGGTCAAGGGGCGGCCGCTCGTGGACAGTGCCGCATCCGGCGGCTCGAACGCCTCGATGGTGCTCATGCGGGGTCTCCTTCGAGGGTGGGGATCGGTGTCGGTGCAGACGCGCAGACGGATGCCGTGGCGGCGGGTGCCGCCACCAGAGCCGCCGCCTGGGCACGCAGCTGGGTGCGGGCGAGTTTGTCGATCGTGCTGCGCGGCAGCGCGTCGACGAACGCCACGCGGGCGGGCACCTTGTAGGCGGCCAGCTCGCGGCGCGCGTGCGCCAGCAGCTCATCCGCGCCGAGGAGGGCACCGGGCGCGCGCACGACGAACGCGACGCCGCGCTCGCCCCAGACCGGGTCGGGCGCTCCGACCACCGCGACCTCGGCGACGGCCGGGTGCCCGCCCAGCGCCCGCTCCACCTCTGCGGGCGCGACGTTCTCGCCGCCCGAGATGAAGATGTCCTTCAGCCTGTCGACGATGCGGTAGACCCCGTCGGCGTCGCGTGCGGCGATGTCGCCGGTGCGCAGCCACGCGCCGGCGCGGGCACGGTCCGTCGCGGCGGGGTCGTCGAGGTACCCGGCGAAGACGCTCGGGCCACGCACCCACAGCTCGCCCGTGGCGGCGCCCTGCAGTTCCAGCCCGGTCTCCGGGTCGGCGAGCATGACCTCGACGTGCGGGTAGGGGCGGCCGACGGCGCCGGAGTGCGCGGCAGCCTGCCCGGCGGGAAGGCACAGCACGTTCGGCGCCGCCTCGGTCAGTCCGTATCCCTGGGTGAGGGTCACACCGGTATCCGCCCACCGGTCCGCCGTGTCGGGCGACATCGTCGCGCCGCCGACGAGGGCGAGGCGCAGGCTGCCGAGGCCCTCCGGCCCGAAGCGGGGGTCGTCGGCGAGCTGCCGGTACTGCGTCGGCACGCCCATCATCGCGGTGACCCCTCGCTCGGCGATGAGCTGCAGCACGCGGCCCGGCTGGAACGAGCGCTCCAGCACGACGGTGGCGCCCACCCACCAGGCGAGCAGGGGCTGCACGTTCCAGGCGGCCACATGGAACTGCGGCAGGATCGCCAGCACGACGTCGTCGGCGGTGAGCTGCAGGGCACCCGACAGCGCGAGGTTGTTCCAGAAGCAGTTGGCATGGGTGAGCACCACGCCCTTGGGTGCCGCTTCGCTGCCGGAGGTGAAGATGACCAGCAGCGGGTCGTCGTCACGCACCGGGCGGGGCGCGGCATCCGACGCGTCGGCCGGGGGCGGTGCCGCGGCCTCCACCCCTGTCGTGCCCAGCGCCGCCACGGGCGGCCGCCGCGTCAGCCGGCCGAAGGCGTCGTCCGCGAGAGCGGCGTACTCGTCGTCGACGAGCATGAGCGCAGGCGCGGCGCGGTCGATCAGCTCCGCGAGCTCGCGCGGGGCGAGTCGCCACGACAGCGGAACGAACGCCAGCCCGCTGCGGGCGCAGGCGAAGAACGCCGCGACGTGGTCGATGGAGTTGCCCGAGATGGTCGCGATGCGCTGCCCCGCCCGGTAGCCCGCGCCCTCGAGCCGCTGCGCAAGAGCCGCAGCGCGCTGTTCGAGCTCGCCGTAGGTGATCGTCACGCCCCGGTCGTCGATGGCGATGCGCGCGGGTGACGCACCGGCGCGATCGGTGAGCCACCGGCCGACGGTGTGCGGGCCGTCGGCGCCCCGTGCGTCGGCGCTCACACCCGCACCGGCGTCGGCTCGTCAAGCGTCTCGCTGTCGTCGAGCCGGTGCAGGCTCGCCCGGGTGCGCTCGCCGCGACGACGGCGCACGGCGGCATCGACGGTGCCGGCGATCCCGCCGGGGAGGAACATCACCACGAGGATGAACAGCACCCCGAGCAGGAACATCGGCTCCGACAGCGGCACGCGCAGGATGTCCGGAAGCGCGTCGATCGCGTCGGAGCGGGCCAGCACCGTCAGGCGCTGGTCGAGCAGGGTGTACAGCACGCCTCCCACGATGGCACCCCAGCGGAATCCGACGCCACCGAGCACGACCATCACCAGCACGGTGATCGTGAGATCCGCCGACACCGACGCGGGCTGCGTCCCGGACTGCAGCAGCAGGTAGGCCATGCCGGCGAGCCCGGCGCACAGGGCGGCGACGACGAACACGAGCAACTTCGCACGGTAGGGAGACAGCCCCAGCACCTGCACCCGCAGCTCGTTCTCGCGCGTCGCCTCGGCGAGGTGTCCCAGCCGCGAGCGGTCGACCCACAGCACGATCAGGTACACCACCACCACGACGGCCAGCGTCAGCCAGTACAGGTTGCGGGTGTTGACCACCCCGACCAGCCAGTCCGGCACCTGCGCGGTGGCCAGCCCCAGGCCCTCCTCGCCGCCGGTGACCTGCTGATTGCGACGCACCAGCACCGAACCCGCCTGCGCGAAGGCGAGGGTGACCATCGCGAAGGGGATGCCGGAGACCCGCATCGCCACCGAGCCGGTGATGAGCGCCACCACGAGCCCGCCGATGAGAGCCAGCGGCACGGCCGCGACCAGCGGCAGCGCGGCCGCCTTCAGCAGGATGCCGAGCCCGTAGGCCCCGGCACCGAACGACAGGGCATGGCCGAACGACAGCATGCCGGCGGTCCCCAGCAGCAGGTTGTACGACAGCGCCAGCGCGGCGAACACCATGCACAGCGACATCAGCGCGAGGCTGCCGGGGGTGTAGGTGGCGCCGGGCAGGATGCCGGGGATCGAGAGGTTCAGCAGCGGCAGCACCGCCAGCAGCACGACGAGGGCGCCGCCCAGGGCGGGCGGCAGCATCCGTCCTGCGCGCCCGCGGACCAGGGTGGGGATGCCGGTGGTGGTGGTCATGTCATGCCCGCTTTCCGAGGAGCCCCGAGGGTCGCACCAGCAGCACGACCGCGAGGAGGATCACGACGATGAAATCGCCCGTGCCCTGCAGATAGGTGTTGGCCACCTGCTGCAGCACCGCCACCACGACGGAGGCGATCGCGGCGCCGGTCAGCGACCCGAGGCCTCCCACGACGGTCACGATGAAGGCGAAGATGAGCAGCGTCGAACCGAGGTGGGCCGACACGAACGTCTGCGCGTGCATGGCCAGCACGCCGCCGATGCCCGCCGCCGCCCCGCCGATCGCGAACACGACGGTGAACGAGCGGCGCACGTCGATGCCGAGCGCCGTCACCATCGCGCGGTTCTCGACGCCGGCGCGGATGATCATGCCGTAGCGGGTCCTGCGCAGGAACAGCACGAGGGCCAGCAGCACGAGGACGGCCGCGATGATCAGCACCCAGTATTTGTTGGGAATGCTCGCCCCCAGCACCGGGGTGGTCGCCGCCAGCCACGGCGGGCCGGAGATGTTGATGGCATCCGTCCCCCAGATCCCCTCGAACAGGGCCACGGCGGCGAAGGAGAGCCCGACCGTGACGAGCACCTGTTCGATGTGCCGTTCGTAGAGCGGGCGGATGAGAACGAGCTCGGTGAGGGTGGCGAACAGCGCCCCGACGCCGGCGCCGACCAGCAGCGAGGCGAGGAACCCGCCCCATGACTGCGTGCCCAGCGCCTGCGCCACCTGCCAGCCGACGAACGCGCTCAAGGTGAGGAACGCGCCGTGGGCGAAGTTCAGCACATGCATGAGGCCGTAGATCAGGCTCAGTCCGCTGGCGACGAGGAAGTACAGCGCCCCGAGACCGACGCCGGTGATGAGGGTGAGGACGAGGGTGCTCATGCGTGGGCCTCCGCACTGACGCCGAGGAGCCGGGTGGTGAGGGCGGGGTCGTCGAGGATGCCGCGGGCGCTGCCGGTGTGCACGACGCGTCCGCCGGCGATGACGACGGCGTCGCCGGCCAGCGCGCGCACCACCTCGAGGTTCTGCTCCACGAGCAGGATGGGCACCACCTTCGACGCCTCCCGCAGGGCCTCTGTCACCTGAGCGACGATCATCGGGGCCAGGCCCTTGGTGGGTTCGTCCACCAGCAGCAGCCGGTTGTCGTTGAGCAGTGCCCGGGCGACGGAGACCATCTGCTGCTGCCCGCCCGAGAGGGTGCCGGCGCGCTGGTCGCGCCGCTGCACGAGGTCGGGGAAGAGCGCGTCGACGAACTCGCGGCGCGGGTTGCGCTGCCGTTCCGCGAGGGCCAGGTTCTCGGCGACGGTGAGGCCCGCGAACACCTCACGGTCTTCCGGGACGTACCCGACGCCGCGCTGCACGATGCGGTGCGTCGGCAGGGAGTCGATGCGCTCCCCCGCAAGCACCACGGTCCCGCGCCGGTGGATGAGGCCGAGCACCGCCCGCAGCGTCGAGGTCTTGCCGACGCCGTTGCGGCCGAGCACCGCGGTGATGCCGGTGGACGGCACCTGGAAGGTCACGGATTCCACGACCTGCTGCCCGGCGATGGTGGCCGACAGGTCGGTCACCTCGAGGATCGGCTCGGCGCTCATGCGGCCGTCCCCGTCCCGAGGTAGGCGCTCTGCACGGTGGGGTTCGCCATGATGCGCTCCGGGGTGTCCAATGCGATGATGGTGCCGAAGTACAGCACGGCCACGAGGTCCACCAGTCCCATCAGCACGTCGATGTGATGCTCGACCATCAGCACGGTGCAGTTCTTTTCGCGGTGCATCCGGCGGATGTTCTCCACGAGCCCCGCCACGTCCC is a genomic window containing:
- a CDS encoding 3-hydroxybutyrate dehydrogenase, with translation MTDRDLMGRRALVTGGGSGIGLACVQEFAARGAHVIVADRDADAAAAAADAAGGEAWVVDLADTAAQEDLSLDVDILVNNAGIQRVAPIEEFEPETFRLIQRLMVESPFLLIRAALPGMYARGWGRIVNVSSAHGLRASPFKSAYVTAKHALEGLSKVTALEGGPHGVTSNCINPAYVRTPLVERQIADQARVHGIPEAEVVEKVMLTEIAVKRLVEADEVASLAGWLVSDKAGMVTGASYTIDGGWTAR
- a CDS encoding branched-chain amino acid ABC transporter permease, giving the protein MSTLVLTLITGVGLGALYFLVASGLSLIYGLMHVLNFAHGAFLTLSAFVGWQVAQALGTQSWGGFLASLLVGAGVGALFATLTELVLIRPLYERHIEQVLVTVGLSFAAVALFEGIWGTDAINISGPPWLAATTPVLGASIPNKYWVLIIAAVLVLLALVLFLRRTRYGMIIRAGVENRAMVTALGIDVRRSFTVVFAIGGAAAGIGGVLAMHAQTFVSAHLGSTLLIFAFIVTVVGGLGSLTGAAIASVVVAVLQQVANTYLQGTGDFIVVILLAVVLLVRPSGLLGKRA
- a CDS encoding ABC transporter ATP-binding protein; the encoded protein is MSAEPILEVTDLSATIAGQQVVESVTFQVPSTGITAVLGRNGVGKTSTLRAVLGLIHRRGTVVLAGERIDSLPTHRIVQRGVGYVPEDREVFAGLTVAENLALAERQRNPRREFVDALFPDLVQRRDQRAGTLSGGQQQMVSVARALLNDNRLLLVDEPTKGLAPMIVAQVTEALREASKVVPILLVEQNLEVVRALAGDAVVIAGGRVVHTGSARGILDDPALTTRLLGVSAEAHA
- a CDS encoding TetR/AcrR family transcriptional regulator, whose amino-acid sequence is MSTIEAFEPPDAALSTSGRPLTKRGEATRRRLLEAAEAVFAASGYHEASIVKITEHAGIGLGTFYLYFDSKQQIFEELVVDLNRRVRHAMAEAMATTSSRVEAERAGFEGFFRFTAAHPALYRIVREAEFVSPEMLRLHYTRIVDGYEAGLRAAQGQGEVDPGLDPEVTAWALMGAGELIGMRYLLWERGATGAPPAEIPTAVVDHMMRFVRNALAVREGNGDD
- a CDS encoding branched-chain amino acid ABC transporter permease, with amino-acid sequence MTTTTGIPTLVRGRAGRMLPPALGGALVVLLAVLPLLNLSIPGILPGATYTPGSLALMSLCMVFAALALSYNLLLGTAGMLSFGHALSFGAGAYGLGILLKAAALPLVAAVPLALIGGLVVALITGSVAMRVSGIPFAMVTLAFAQAGSVLVRRNQQVTGGEEGLGLATAQVPDWLVGVVNTRNLYWLTLAVVVVVYLIVLWVDRSRLGHLAEATRENELRVQVLGLSPYRAKLLVFVVAALCAGLAGMAYLLLQSGTQPASVSADLTITVLVMVVLGGVGFRWGAIVGGVLYTLLDQRLTVLARSDAIDALPDILRVPLSEPMFLLGVLFILVVMFLPGGIAGTVDAAVRRRRGERTRASLHRLDDSETLDEPTPVRV
- a CDS encoding class I adenylate-forming enzyme family protein; translated protein: MSADARGADGPHTVGRWLTDRAGASPARIAIDDRGVTITYGELEQRAAALAQRLEGAGYRAGQRIATISGNSIDHVAAFFACARSGLAFVPLSWRLAPRELAELIDRAAPALMLVDDEYAALADDAFGRLTRRPPVAALGTTGVEAAAPPPADASDAAPRPVRDDDPLLVIFTSGSEAAPKGVVLTHANCFWNNLALSGALQLTADDVVLAILPQFHVAAWNVQPLLAWWVGATVVLERSFQPGRVLQLIAERGVTAMMGVPTQYRQLADDPRFGPEGLGSLRLALVGGATMSPDTADRWADTGVTLTQGYGLTEAAPNVLCLPAGQAAAHSGAVGRPYPHVEVMLADPETGLELQGAATGELWVRGPSVFAGYLDDPAATDRARAGAWLRTGDIAARDADGVYRIVDRLKDIFISGGENVAPAEVERALGGHPAVAEVAVVGAPDPVWGERGVAFVVRAPGALLGADELLAHARRELAAYKVPARVAFVDALPRSTIDKLARTQLRAQAAALVAAPAATASVCASAPTPIPTLEGDPA